The genomic segment GCCGGTGGGGTCGTCGACGACCGCGGTCATGAGGGTCGCTGCGGCCTGGGCCGCGCGGTGCTCCTCGAGGAACGCGGAGAGCGTCGCGGCGTCCGCCAGCGGGGTGTCTCCGGAGAGGATCAGCACGTCGCCGTCGAAGTCGGGGATGGCATCGAGCGCGACCTCGACGGCGCGACCGGTGCCGGGGATGTCGTCCTGATCGACGATCACCGCATCGGGGAACTGCTGGGTGATCGCACCGGCGACCCTGTCGCGCTCGTGCCGGACGACGACCTCGATGTGCTCGGCCCCGAGCCGGGATGCCGACGTGAGCACGTGTCCGACGAGCGGTCGTCCGGCGATCGGGTGCAGGACCTTGGGCAGGGTGGATCGCATCCGCGTGCCCTGACCGGCCGCGAGGACGATGATCGCCAGTCTGTTCTCCGTCATGCTCCGCCGCCAGGACTCGAACCTAGACCTCACAGCTCCAAAGGCTGTCGTGCTGCCATTACACCACGGCGGACCGCAGCCGCGAGGGCTGCCCCACAAGTCTGCCACGGTGCGGAAGAGATACCGCACCGACGGATAATGGAAAGATGAGCCAAGCGGATGAGGTCGACCGGATCGTCGGGGCGTGGAACACCCAGCGACCGGATCTGGACTTCTCGCCTCTCGAGGTCCTCTCCCGGATGGACCGCCTCTCCCGTCACCTCGACCGTGCGCGGCGCGACGTGTTCCGCCGCAGCGACATCGAGTCGTGGGAGTGGGACGTGCTGTCCGCGCTCCGGCGGGCCGGCGCACCGTTCCAGCTGAGCCCGAAGCAGCTGCTTCAACAGACGCTCGTCTCCAGCGGCACGATGACCAACCGCATCGACCGGCTCGTCAGCCGGGGTTTCGTCCGCCGAGAGGCGGACCCGGGCGACCGACGCAGCGTGCTCGTCACGCTCACCGACGACGGACGCGTCCGCGTCGACGCCGCCATCACCCGACTCGTCGACATCGAGGCGGAGCTGCTCAGGGCCCTCTCCCGCGCGGATCGGGAGCGGCTGGCGGCCCTGCTGCGCAAGCTCAGTCTGAGTTTCGACAGCTGATGGCGATGCGTTCCCCGCTCCCCGTCCGCGACGGCGTCGGAGCCACCCGCCTCCATCTGCCGCGTACCGGCCCATGGCCCACGGTGAGCGACTACATGGTCGAGCGGTTCTTCCATCTCGACGCGGAGCAGCTGCGATCCCGTTTCGACCGGGGCGAGATCGTCGCCTTCGACGGCTCAGCGCTCAGCCGTCACACCCCGCTGGGCGCCGAGGAGTTCATCTGGTACTACCGGGAGCCGCCGGTCGAGCTGGAGATCCCGTTCCAGGTGGAGGTGCTGCATCAGGACGACGACCTCGTCGTCGTGGACAAGCCGCACTTCCTGCCGACCACCCCGGCAGGCAAGTACGTGCAGAACTCCGCGCTCGTGCGACTGCGCCGCCTTCTCGACAACCCTGATCTCGCCCCGGTGCACCGCTTGGACCGCGCGACCGCGGGCCTGCTGATGTTCTCGGCGCGCCCGCAGACCAGGGGTGCGTACCAGATGCTCTTCCAGCAGCGGACGATCGAGAAGGTGTACGAGGCCGTCTCCGCGAAGCCGGCCGGATGGACCGATCCGTTCCCTCTGACGGTGCGGCTGCACATCGAGAAGCTCCGCGCTCAGGTCTGCGTCGACGTCGACCACGACCGCGAGCCCAATTCCGAGACTCTGATCGAGCTGCTGTCAGAGGACGATCACGTCATCCACACGCTGCTGCACCCGCACACCGGGAAGATGCATCAGCTGCGGGTGCATCTCGCCTCGATCGGCGCCGGCATCCTGCACGACAACCTCTACCCGGTGCTCACCGATGAGCGGCCGGACGACCACGACCGACCCCTGCAGCTGCTCGCGCGAGAGCTGCGCTTCGTGGATCCGATCTCCGGGAAGCCGAGGGAGTTCGTCACCCGACGCTCCCTGCAGTACGCTCCCCGGTGAGTCGACCGAGAGGAGACGCCGTGACCGATGAGGCCGGCCAGGCGCGCAGGCCGGGTGTGCGCGCGTGGATCCTCATCGCGGCCATCCCCGTCCTCGTCGTCGCTCTCATCGTCCTCTTCGCCCTCTGGCCGCGGGCGGATGCCGCATCCACGGCGGGGCGGACGGCTCCGGTGTCCGCCATCGAGCGTCCGACCCCGACCCCGACACCCACCCCCACTCCGACCGGGTTCCCCGCCGACACCCGGGACCACGACGCCGCGGCCCTGCCGCAGGCGGACGTCTTCGCGGTCCTGCCGGCCCTTCCCGTCGACGAAGACCCCGACGAGGCGTTCACCGGCCACACCGCACGTGCCGCCTCCGACGTCATCCCCGTCTGGGCGGATCCGCTCGCCGACCCTGTCGCGTCGCTCCCTCGGGACTACCGCTTCGGGGGCACGACGGTCCCGGTGGTGGAGATGCAGGACCACTGGGTGCGGGTCCTGCTCACCGGGCGCCAGGGCGTCGCATCCGCGGGGAACCCTGCCCAGCTCTCCGGGTGGCTGCGCACATCCGACGTCGACCTCGCCACGACCGACACGATCGTCGAGGTGAGCCTGTCGGCCCGGACCATCGACATCGTCCGCAGCGGCGTCCCCGAGCGGATCGCGACCGACTTCGGCTCCGGCACCGAACAGACCCCGACGCCGACAGGGCGGTCGTTCATCCACCTCTCGGAGGTCACGTCGTTCGACTACACGCGCGGACTCCCCGTGGTGTACCTCTCCGTGCAGTCGCCGGCGCTGGACGGCTTCGGCGGACAGGACGTCGCCATCACCGCCTTCCACTACCACGACGAACGATCCGGGACGATCTCGAACGGATGCATCCGCCTCGACGAGGCCGCGATCACGAAGCTCGCCGAGCTGCCACAGGGCACAGGCGTCGTCATCCGCCCCTGAGGCGGGGGGTCTCAGCGCCGCATGACGCGACGCGCGATCCACGTGCCGAGTACCTGGACGATGTGGACGAACACGACGATCAGCACGATCGCGGCCCACATGACCACCGGTTCGAACTGCCGGAAGCCGTAGATCTGCGCGAAGGCACCCAGTCCGCCGCCGCCGATGAGACCGGCCATGGCCGTCATGTCGATGATCGCGACGACGATGAAGGTGTAGCCGAGGATGAGGGGGCCGAGGGCTTCAGGGATCACGACGGTGAGCAGGATCCGCCAGGGCCCTGCGCCCATCGCGCGCGCCGCTTCAATGACACCGGGCGGCACGGAGACGAGGTGCTGCTCGACGATGCGTCCGATGGCGAAGGAGGCGGCGATCCCGATCGCGAAGGCGCCGGCGGTGATGCCGATGCCGGTGCCGATGACCGCTCGGGTGAACGGCTGCAGCACCGCGAGGAAGATGACGAACGGGATCGGGCGGAAGAAGTTGATCAGCAGGTTGACCAGGACGTACACGGGCTTGCTGGGCAGCACTCCCCCTCCGCGGGTCGCGTACGTGGCGACGCCGATGACGAGGCCGAGGATGCCGCCGAGCGCCAGCGCGTACGCCGTCATGTACAGCGTCTCGAGCGCGGCGTCCCAGAAGTCGCCCTGCAGGTCGATGAGACGATCCATCAGCGGGTCCCTTCCTCGGCCGAGATGTCGGTGACTGTCGCGTGCGCCCTGATCTTCGTCAGGGCGGCGTCGATCGCGGCATCCGCGCCGCGGATCGCGAGGGTGAGGTGACCGAAGGCACGGCCGCGGATGTCGTTGATGCCGCCGTAGATCAGCTCGAACTCCAGTCCCGCCGTGGCGAGGTCGAGGAAGACCTGCGCCTGCGAGGAGTCGCCGTCGCGGAACGAGAAGGTCACGATGCGCCCGTGGTGCCGTTCCTGCAGCACCGCGCGTTCGGCCGGGGACGGGATCCCCTTGATGACGGTTCCGACGAAGCGCTGCGAGGCGGGATGCTGCGGATCGGAGAACACCTCGAAGACGTCGCCCTGTTCGATGACCCGCCCTGAGTCCATGACGGCGACCTTCGTGGCGATGGTCTGGATGACGTCCATCTCGTGCGTGATGATGATGATCGTCACTCCCTGCTCCTCGTTCACCCGCTTGAGCAGATCGAGCACCTCGTGCGTCGTCTGCGGGTCGAGGGCGCTGGTGGCCTCGTCCGCGAGGAGGATGGCCGGACGCGTGGCGAGCGCTCTGGCGATGCCCACCCGCTGCTTCTGGCCACCGGAGAGTTGCTCGGGGTAGGCGCGCGCCTTGTCCGCCAGTCCGACGAAGGCGAGCAGCTCCGCCACCCGCGCCTCGATGTCCGGCTTCGACCAGCCGGCGAGCTTGAGCGGGTAGGCGATGTTCGCCTTGACGGACTTCGATGCGAACAGGTTGAACTGCTGGAAGATCATCCCGATACCGCCGCGCACGCGTCGCAGATCCCGCTCGCCGAGTGCGGTGATGTCCGTGCCGTCGACGGTGATCGTGCCGCCGGTGGCGGGCTCGAGTGCGTTGATGAGCCGCACGAGCGTCGACTTGCCGGCTCCCGAGTAGCCGATGATGCCGAACACGTCGCCCTTGTCGACGCGCAGTGTCACATCGTCGACGGCGACGATCGGCTGGGCGTCACGGCGGGGCGGCGAGTACGCCTTGGAGACGTTCTCGAGGGTCACGATCGACATGATGGGTCTTTCCGGTGATG from the Microbacterium ginsengiterrae genome contains:
- a CDS encoding MarR family winged helix-turn-helix transcriptional regulator: MSQADEVDRIVGAWNTQRPDLDFSPLEVLSRMDRLSRHLDRARRDVFRRSDIESWEWDVLSALRRAGAPFQLSPKQLLQQTLVSSGTMTNRIDRLVSRGFVRREADPGDRRSVLVTLTDDGRVRVDAAITRLVDIEAELLRALSRADRERLAALLRKLSLSFDS
- a CDS encoding pseudouridine synthase, whose amino-acid sequence is MRSPLPVRDGVGATRLHLPRTGPWPTVSDYMVERFFHLDAEQLRSRFDRGEIVAFDGSALSRHTPLGAEEFIWYYREPPVELEIPFQVEVLHQDDDLVVVDKPHFLPTTPAGKYVQNSALVRLRRLLDNPDLAPVHRLDRATAGLLMFSARPQTRGAYQMLFQQRTIEKVYEAVSAKPAGWTDPFPLTVRLHIEKLRAQVCVDVDHDREPNSETLIELLSEDDHVIHTLLHPHTGKMHQLRVHLASIGAGILHDNLYPVLTDERPDDHDRPLQLLARELRFVDPISGKPREFVTRRSLQYAPR
- a CDS encoding L,D-transpeptidase family protein, giving the protein MTDEAGQARRPGVRAWILIAAIPVLVVALIVLFALWPRADAASTAGRTAPVSAIERPTPTPTPTPTPTGFPADTRDHDAAALPQADVFAVLPALPVDEDPDEAFTGHTARAASDVIPVWADPLADPVASLPRDYRFGGTTVPVVEMQDHWVRVLLTGRQGVASAGNPAQLSGWLRTSDVDLATTDTIVEVSLSARTIDIVRSGVPERIATDFGSGTEQTPTPTGRSFIHLSEVTSFDYTRGLPVVYLSVQSPALDGFGGQDVAITAFHYHDERSGTISNGCIRLDEAAITKLAELPQGTGVVIRP
- a CDS encoding methionine ABC transporter permease — protein: MDRLIDLQGDFWDAALETLYMTAYALALGGILGLVIGVATYATRGGGVLPSKPVYVLVNLLINFFRPIPFVIFLAVLQPFTRAVIGTGIGITAGAFAIGIAASFAIGRIVEQHLVSVPPGVIEAARAMGAGPWRILLTVVIPEALGPLILGYTFIVVAIIDMTAMAGLIGGGGLGAFAQIYGFRQFEPVVMWAAIVLIVVFVHIVQVLGTWIARRVMRR
- a CDS encoding methionine ABC transporter ATP-binding protein; amino-acid sequence: MSIVTLENVSKAYSPPRRDAQPIVAVDDVTLRVDKGDVFGIIGYSGAGKSTLVRLINALEPATGGTITVDGTDITALGERDLRRVRGGIGMIFQQFNLFASKSVKANIAYPLKLAGWSKPDIEARVAELLAFVGLADKARAYPEQLSGGQKQRVGIARALATRPAILLADEATSALDPQTTHEVLDLLKRVNEEQGVTIIIITHEMDVIQTIATKVAVMDSGRVIEQGDVFEVFSDPQHPASQRFVGTVIKGIPSPAERAVLQERHHGRIVTFSFRDGDSSQAQVFLDLATAGLEFELIYGGINDIRGRAFGHLTLAIRGADAAIDAALTKIRAHATVTDISAEEGTR